GTGGTGAAGGTTGGGAGACAGCGAGTGAACACAAACTCTGTAAAATTGTTTTAATTGTTTAAGTTGAGCCGAGCTGCACCATCCAACGGAACCAAACAGGTCTGCCTCTGAAAACAGATGGGTGCTGGTCCACTTCAGAGAACACTTCACACGCAATAAACTTTAAACAGCCATAGCTCTCTCCAAACCATTAGATAAAGAGGAAGGAGGACCTGTAGGTCAGTTGGGGAGGGGATCAGTCTCAGGGAAAGGCTGTCTGCCAGGTCTTGGGTTTTCAATTAACTCCAGCTTCAGTTTGAAATCTCCAGTCTGCGTTACTGGTGAGCCAGTACctccagagagagaatgagggctTTTGGTGGAGATCGGAGAGAATGTGGTATTTCCCGGCTTGCTTGAAGGCTTGCTGGCTTTTCCACGGTTCTGTTTACTCTTCTGTCCTTTCTTTTTCTTGGTTTTCTTCTTCTCCGCTGGCTTTGCCATGACCCCAGCAAAGTCCTTGGCTTGCGGTGGTTTCTTCCCTGGTTGGGCCTTGGCGACTGTGTCCGAGGGACTCCTCATTCGGGCCTTGTTGGCTGTGTCCTTCTCCACCGAGCGGCTGACTCTCACCTTGCGTCCCTTTAGCTCAGAGTTATTAAGCTGCAGGGCCAGGGTTACAGCATCCATGCTCTGCAACCGAAAATAATACCATTGATATTATTCTCTAAACCGTGCCTCTTGCACCTCCCTCACTTTTCTATGAGTCTTTCTGTGCCTTCCACCATCCCAGTTCATGGGTGGATTCACTCTACGTTTCCCTCTGCTTGTACAAGTGAGGTCGACTAACATGGCCAGTGAGGAAAGATAacaatttttatttatataacaccttcaaAGCGGCAAGAGAGCCATGGGTGCCTCATAGAAACATCATCAAACAAAACAGCCCTTAAGGAAATATTAAGAcaggtgactgaaagcttggttaaagagtcaGGCTCTTAAGCAGCATgttaaaaggaggaaagtgagataaagagacagtgtttagggagggaattccaaagcttagggcctcgGCACTTCAAGGCACGGTCAGCAAAGGAGGCGGAAAGGAATTGAGGAATTTGAAAAgcgccagaattagagaagcgcacaaatctcagagggttgtaggggctggaagaggttaaagaggaagggtgggttgtagggctggagaaggttggagagggaggttgaggtcattgagggaaaaaaaaagacAAGAATTTTGAAATCGAGGCATTGCAAATCCATGATCTATAGCAGCACCATGGAAACCAGAACCAGGGAGTTGCTCAATAAATGACTAATCAAGTTGCTCCCATTTTACGCCACCAAATAGAGTTAAACTGATAACGTGTCACATCCTGTCCAGCTGCTCAGGTCaaggtaaaagattccatggcattgtTTAAGTGCAGcgggaaaaggaaacaaaaaagaGTAGGGGGAATGAGCTGGAAAATACAACAAAGTGAACAGTTCTTTCATGAGCTAGCATCAGAGCAATGAGCTTTGAATGGCCTTTTTGTGGCAAAATTATGATTCTAAACCTTTAACTATGATGCAGTAGGTTTCCAAGTCTCAGTTTGGCTGGATGTATCACCTCACCTGAAAGAGGACATATCCAAAGCCTTTCCCCATTCCTGATACCCGGTCTCTCACAATCCGCACCGACTCGATTTCACCACATTCGGAAAAATGATCTCGTACTTCGTCCTCTCCAATCTCTATACTCAAAAAGAGCAAACTGAGTAAATGGGCCGCTGAAGCAATCACAGAAGTCCTGTGAGAAGAGCTCTTGAAatagattgagcaggttgggggaGGGTTTGAAATGCTGCAGTTTCCCCAAGCTGATGTCCCTAATACTTTAAATTTAATGAAAGAAaatcttgcatttctatagtgcctttcacaaccacagcacATCTCAAAAAGAGGATACAAGTTTAAAAGCAAGTTTGGTCTGCACAAATGATAAATCATTTCTTCAAAGGAACTGTGCAGTTTGAAAGCTCAAGATAACAGTGGAGAATGAGACTGAATAACTGACAAAGCACATCACCAGTTACAGAAAGATTCATCTTACCGTATGACAAGTTGCCCAAAAAGATGGATTTTCGTTGGTCATGCtgcaaaatataaaaataaaaatgccttGCTCTAATCTTAGCCAGTAAAGTGTAAATCAACCCACTATAAAACTTTGATTCATAACTCACAAAGTTTGACCTGCTGGCTAGGTCCACCCGGATATGAAAGCCACTTTGTATTTCACATCCATTCCTTCAAAAAGAACAGAATTTATTTAGTCTTTGAAAGTAAAAAAATATTTGGAAAGGCACAGACGATCATTAAAAATAAACTATTAAACACAGAAAACTGACTGCACGTAAACCAATAAATACACCGTGCTAGTTACGTCTAAACTAATAAACAGAGTACTCGTTAAAACTAAACTAAAACATTGAGTACTGGTTATAAAGGAATACCCCTGCTGTACAGTAAAACTCAATTTACAATGGTGCTATAATGTGAGGCTGCCCTCCAAATATATTCGCATTCTGCACAGCAGCTGCACTTTTGACCGCTATGCGAGGTTCTGCACGGTGTAGGGATGCGTAACATTTAACTGGGTTGTGCAAGTGATTTAATCTAAGACACACGCTCTtcattggctgtctggcaggagacagagagtggggataatggggtccttctcaggatggcggccggtgactagtggagttccacaggggtcagtgttgggaccacaacttttcactttatacattaatgatctagatgaaggaactaagggcatcgtggctaagtttgcagatgatacaaaggtaggtggagggacaggtagtattgaggaggcggggaggctgcagaaggatttggacaggttaggagaatgggcagatggaatataacatggggaagtgtgaggtcatgcactttggtaggaataatagaggcatagactattttctaaatggggagagaattcagaaatctggagtgcaaagggactttggagtcctactccaggattctcataaggttaacttgcaggttgagtcggtagttaggaaagcaaatgcaatgttggcatttatttcgagaggactagaatataaaagcagggatgagctgctgaggctttacagggctctggtcagaccatatttagaatattgtgagcaattttgggcaccgtatctcaggaaggatgtgctggccccagagaaggtccagaggaggttcaggagaacgatcccaggaatgaaaggcttaacatatgaggaacgtttgaggactttgggtctatactcgatggagtttagaaggatgagaggggatctgattgaaacttacagattactgaaaggcctggatagagtggacattgGGGAagttgtttccattagtaggagagactaggacccgagggcatagcctcagagtaaagggaagaccttttagaacagagatgaggagaaacttctttagccagagagtggtgaatctatggaattcattgccacagaaggctgcggaggccagatcattgagtgtatttaagaccgagatagataggttcttgattggtaaggggatcaaaggttacagggagaaggcgggagaatggggttgagaaacttatcagccgtgattgaatggcggaacagacttgatggaccgaatggcctaatttctgctcctatgtcttatggtcttatcattcataaagtcagaagtcaCTGAGACAAGAGCAATGAATGCTGGAGTCCGATCTCATACCTCGTCAAGGCTCTAACCGCATCATTAACCTGCTCAAATACGACGTAGGCATTCAAATTGTTTCTCTTGGGATGAATCTTCCTCCTGAAGTCAGCAATGGGAAAGAGTGGGGTCAGAGAGAAATCATATCAGTGAGAAATTTGTTGTCCGTTTATACTTTCAAACCGGCGAGCTGGAAAAAGATGAAGGGAGCATTTAAAAATAAACCAAGCATAGAAACATGCAGACATAAGGGCTATGTTCTGTATCAAAGTTAATTCCAAACTGCAGCAAAAATACAGCAAACGTTTTCACAGCACATACCCAGGGAGACCACTGGAGGGCAGAGTTATTTGCAGTTAATTGAAGATTAATGGATTTATAAAGAATTAACAGCCCAGAGGCAGGCCATTCAGTTTAACTACCccgtgccagtgtttatgctccgcacaagcctcctccaaccctacctcTTCTAACCCCTATCAAAAGTAAAAACACAAACCAAGGGATCTACTACAGGAAGAGAATTTCTAACAAGGTCTTGGCAGTCCTTTCTCAAGCTTGGTGTATAAGGGCAGCAACATAATGCCAGTGGATTGTATAGAGAGATGAGGTCACAGGTTCAATCCCTGGCCTGTGCAGAGTAACAATCTTCCACATGACTTACTGTCtttggagagaggggaaggggaaacCAACCAGGGGTTCAGCTCCTATATACTGACTTCTGCTGTAAACTATATACATGTGCTTGCCGTCATGGATCTACATTTGTTTGCCCGTGtgttgtgtgcatgcatgtgcaaATGCTTGTGTATGTACACATGTCTGAAGCTCAGCCCGAGGGCAGAAACAGAATTATCAGTGTTGGCTCCATGCTTGAAAACACTGCTATCCGTCTGGGTGTAATGATGAAATGGCTAAGTGCTGTCTAATTACACCACAGCATATAAATGTGTTTTGTGAAAGGACAGAAGAGAGTGAGGAAATAGTGTTGTTAAACACCCCAATATTGCAAGGCTTATGTCTATGTTACATGGAGGGCAGTCAGCAGGTAAACTCCCTGGCGAACAAGCAGTGACTTACCGGATTGTGGCTAATCTCCTGGAGATGTTGGGCTCCGCACGTGCCTTTAGTTGAGGGACAAGAGAAATATAATCAGATTAATCATCTCACTTTCTCATACATGCAGGAGGGCAAAAAAACAAGGTTTCAAAATGAAGAGGTGAGCAGTGCAACACAGCCCTATTTTCACCATAGCTCATCCTCCTGCCTCAGGGTAAACCTGCCTTCGAGCTGCAGTGTAGCTAGTCCATAGACTTCTAGTCACTTGGTCTCAGGTGTGCTATTTATACACCTCCCTCCCCATTCTTCCATATAATAAAGGTGCATTTACATTACTGGGATGCGGAGGGATGACTGTAAAttggagtgagtgagcgaggacTGGACGAGTGTCAACCCACTCCACAGCCACCGATTTATGTCCCAGCTATCTTAATCCTGAGCTTCAGTTATATCCCACCAGATAGCTGCCTGTCCCCAGTGCTGATGACCTTATGGGGGCTGGATTACAGACCGGGGGCAActaagcttcagttatacaaagccTTTGGAATACTGGCGTTTCCAGGCacagcagattcaccagaatgatactggggctaaaagggttaaattattcCAACAGGCCACATGGATTAGACTTGTATTcccttacaaaaacagaattacctggaaaaactcagcaggtctggcagcatcggcggagaagaaaagagttgacgtttcgagtcctcatgacccttcgaccctccgggacaccctggtccactcctccatcaccccctactcctcaaccccctcctatggcacaaccccttgcccacgcaaaagatgcaacacctgccccttcacttcctctctcctcaccgtccaaggacccaaacactcctttcaagtgaagcagcatttcacttgcatttcccccaacttagtctactgcattcgttgctcccaatgtggtctcctctacattggagagaccaaacgtaaactgggcgaccgctttgcagaacacctgcggtctgtccgcaagaatgacccaaacctccctgtcgcttgccattttaacactccaccctgctctcttgtccacatgtctgtccttggcttgctgcattgttccagtgaagcccaacgcaaactggaggaacaacacctcatcttccgactagggactttacagccttccggactgaatattgaattcaacaactttaggtcgtgagtcccctcccccatccccaccccctttctgtttcccccttcttttttttttcccaataaattataaagattttccttttcccacctatttccattatataaaatttaaaaaaaaacccactagagctataccttgagtgccctaccatccattcttaattagcacattcgtttagataatatcaccaactttaactttaacacctatgtgttctattgtactattgttgttgacatcttttgatgatctgcttctatcactgcttgtttgtcgctacaaccacaccaaccccctccacctctctgtctctctatctctccgccccccacacacacaccttaaaccagcttatatttcagctctttcctggactcgaactcaagttctgtcgaagggtcatgaggactcgaaacgtcaactcttttcttctccgccgatgctgccagacctgctgagtttttccaggtaattctgtttttgtcttgtatTCCCTTATCAGTCAAAGTCAACAGGATTTTACAAAAGAGAAATCATCTCTGACAAACTGATTGATGTAACTGGTAGTGTAGACAAGGAGCAGTGCAtccaattttgggcaccacacttgaggaaggatgtgaaggcattggaaagggtgcagaaaagatacatgagaatggttccaaggatgaggaacttcagttatgtgacaGATCGGAGGAGCTGGTACTGTTCTCATTggcgaggagatttgataaaggtctTCAAAACATGAGAAGTCTAGGcagattagatagggagaaactattcccattggtgcaaggttcgagaaccagaggacaaccAAAGGCGATTGACAGAACCAactgtgacatgaggaaaacattttcacacagcaagtagttaggatctggtatgcactgcctgaaaatgtaGTGGAGGAAGATTCAAATGTGGCTTTCAAAAGCGAATGGGATAATTATTTGAAAAGGTTTttaggactatggggaaaggctAGGAgtatgggactagctgagttgctcttgcagagagccaatacagacactatgggctaaatggcctccatctgtgttgtaaccattctataacctggatttccaaaaagcattcgataaggtgccacacaacaaaAAGTTAATACACAAGGGCGCATAGATTTGGGGGTGATATATCAGGATTGGTTAATGGCCAGGAAGCAGAAAATAGGGATAAAGGGGGTATTTTCAAACTGGCAGACCGTAACTAGAGTGCcccaagaatcagtgctgggccttAGCTATCAACAGtctttattaatgacttacaCCAAGAGTTATGTATCCAAATttactgacaatacaaagctaagtGGGAAGATAAGCTGCAAGAACACAAAGCAATATAGACAAGTTATGAGAGTGTGCAACGAGGtgggagatggagtataatgtggggaattgAGATTATTTACTTTGTCagtaatagaaaagcagaatttttttttaaaaaggtgtaaagttctaaatgttgatgttcagagagacttgagtGTACTCACATAAAAAAAagagcatgcaggtacagcatgaaattaggaaaacaaatggcaTTTTAGCCATTACTGCAAGGGAATTAGAGCACAAGAatta
The genomic region above belongs to Carcharodon carcharias isolate sCarCar2 chromosome 5, sCarCar2.pri, whole genome shotgun sequence and contains:
- the rbm34 gene encoding RNA-binding protein 34; the protein is MAESEGKASDGMNGETGSYVLGQVANSLFQMQAEQCKLTPLATLFTIPPSATQPIFTPVPENKVTCKKKELVEDESDVTNKAKQQKLDKRKPVCDKRLTAAERKLAQREDALRAADDEDEAKRRRKPKWSKKAVQLPVAPVMPKGNTIDPDVMKSTANPALERIKKKRTLFVGNLPSKWSKQMITAMFKEFGPIESVRFRSVARAEPNISRRLATIRRKIHPKRNNLNAYVVFEQVNDAVRALTRNGCEIQSGFHIRVDLASRSNFHDQRKSIFLGNLSYEIGEDEVRDHFSECGEIESVRIVRDRVSGMGKGFGYVLFQSMDAVTLALQLNNSELKGRKVRVSRSVEKDTANKARMRSPSDTVAKAQPGKKPPQAKDFAGVMAKPAEKKKTKKKKGQKSKQNRGKASKPSSKPGNTTFSPISTKSPHSLSGGTGSPVTQTGDFKLKLELIENPRPGRQPFPETDPLPN